A stretch of Imperialibacter roseus DNA encodes these proteins:
- a CDS encoding ABC-F family ATP-binding cassette domain-containing protein, with the protein MISVDAVGVEFSGTTLFSNITFNINPTDRIALMGKNGAGKSTLLKIIAGESKPTLGKVTAPKEAVIAYLPQHLLTADECTVFEETSKAFSKILDMKNRMEELNHQLETRTDYESDAYSKIIEEVSELSEKYYSIEEINIDAEVEKTLLGLGFVRSDFTRSTSEFSGGWRMRIELAKILLQKPDLILLDEPTNHLDIESVQWLEEFLKNSAGGVMVISHDKAFVDNLTNRTIEITRGRIYDYKTNYSHYLELRKERREQQQRQFDDQAKQIAEIQQFIDRFKGTYSKTLQVQSRVKMLEKIEIVEVDEVDTSALNIKFPPARRSGNYPVIATDLGKSYGDHVVFKDVTLTIARGEKIAFVGKNGEGKSTLVKAIMGEIPVDGTLQVGHNSEIGYFAQNQASLLDEKLTVFETVDEIAKGDIRSRIKDLLGAFMFSGDTIDKKVKVLSGGERTRLAMIKLLLQPVNLLILDEPTNHLDIKTKDILKDALKAFEGTLILVSHDRDFLDGLASKVFEFGNKRVKEHFEDINGFLRNKKMENLKEIERTK; encoded by the coding sequence ATGATCTCAGTTGATGCGGTGGGTGTGGAATTTAGCGGCACCACCCTTTTTAGCAATATCACCTTTAATATCAATCCTACCGACCGCATTGCCCTCATGGGGAAAAACGGTGCCGGCAAGTCCACCCTCCTCAAAATCATCGCCGGAGAAAGCAAACCCACGCTGGGCAAAGTAACGGCACCAAAAGAGGCAGTCATCGCTTACCTGCCGCAGCACCTGCTCACTGCCGACGAATGCACGGTGTTTGAAGAAACATCAAAAGCGTTTTCCAAAATCCTGGACATGAAAAACAGGATGGAAGAGCTGAATCACCAGTTGGAAACCCGCACCGACTACGAGTCGGATGCTTACAGCAAGATCATAGAAGAGGTATCGGAGCTGAGCGAAAAGTACTACAGCATTGAAGAGATCAATATTGATGCGGAAGTAGAAAAGACATTACTGGGGCTCGGCTTCGTGCGAAGTGACTTCACCCGCTCTACCAGCGAATTCAGCGGAGGCTGGCGTATGCGCATTGAACTGGCCAAAATTCTGCTGCAAAAGCCCGATCTCATCCTTCTCGATGAGCCCACCAACCACCTCGATATTGAGTCGGTGCAGTGGCTGGAAGAGTTTTTGAAAAATAGCGCCGGCGGTGTGATGGTGATCAGCCACGACAAGGCCTTTGTCGACAACCTGACCAACCGCACCATCGAGATCACCCGTGGTCGCATTTACGACTACAAAACCAACTATTCCCACTACCTGGAGCTGCGCAAAGAGCGCCGTGAGCAGCAGCAGCGCCAGTTCGACGATCAGGCAAAACAGATTGCCGAGATTCAGCAGTTCATCGACAGGTTCAAAGGCACTTACTCCAAGACTTTGCAGGTGCAGTCCCGGGTGAAAATGCTGGAGAAGATTGAAATAGTGGAGGTAGATGAAGTGGATACCTCTGCGCTGAACATCAAGTTCCCTCCCGCCCGACGGTCGGGCAACTATCCGGTGATCGCCACCGATCTTGGCAAGTCGTATGGCGACCATGTCGTATTCAAAGACGTCACACTGACCATTGCCCGTGGAGAGAAAATCGCCTTTGTAGGAAAAAACGGAGAAGGAAAATCGACCCTGGTGAAGGCCATTATGGGCGAAATTCCGGTCGACGGCACATTGCAGGTGGGTCACAACAGTGAGATTGGCTACTTCGCTCAAAACCAGGCTTCGCTGCTCGATGAAAAGCTGACCGTGTTCGAAACGGTGGATGAAATAGCCAAAGGCGATATCCGGTCACGCATCAAAGACCTGCTGGGCGCCTTTATGTTCAGCGGCGACACGATCGACAAGAAGGTGAAGGTGCTCTCTGGCGGTGAGCGCACCCGACTAGCCATGATCAAGCTACTGTTACAGCCTGTAAACCTGCTCATCCTCGATGAGCCTACCAACCACCTCGACATCAAAACCAAGGACATCCTGAAAGATGCACTGAAAGCGTTCGAAGGCACGCTTATCCTCGTTTCTCACGACCGTGACTTCCTGGATGGCCTCGCTTCCAAGGTGTTTGAGTTTGGCAACAAGCGGGTAAAAGAACACTTCGAAGACATCAATGGCTTCCTGCGTAACAAGAAGATGGAAAATTTGAAGGAGATTGAGCGGACAAAATAG
- a CDS encoding START domain-containing protein: MTKEFSSFPRMLLRIYQVIATLFAISVLPLSAQKVEKASWELVSAEKDLNIYTRTSEGSPIKEIQITTTIESTMQRVTDLLSDVPNYKLWVYKCNEAKRIKTTSSNDFHYYVETALPYPFSNRDLSVHSVQWWNRETGAYHSRSVAAANAVPQKKGIVRITEFESKWEIRPRNDGRVDIVYTARANPGGEIPVWLVNLFITKGPLETMQKFTELARVFESSED; encoded by the coding sequence TTGACGAAAGAATTTTCCTCGTTTCCCCGTATGCTCCTGCGCATTTATCAGGTTATTGCCACCCTCTTCGCCATTTCGGTGCTGCCTCTCTCTGCACAAAAAGTAGAGAAAGCCAGCTGGGAGCTTGTTAGTGCCGAAAAAGACCTGAACATTTACACCCGAACCTCTGAGGGGTCACCAATCAAGGAAATCCAGATCACCACAACCATAGAAAGCACCATGCAGCGGGTGACCGACCTGCTCAGTGACGTGCCCAACTACAAGTTGTGGGTGTACAAATGCAATGAAGCTAAAAGGATCAAAACTACATCCTCCAACGACTTTCACTACTATGTGGAAACTGCCCTGCCCTACCCGTTCAGCAACAGGGACTTGTCGGTGCACTCCGTACAATGGTGGAACAGGGAAACTGGTGCCTACCACTCTCGTTCAGTCGCCGCTGCCAACGCTGTTCCGCAGAAAAAGGGAATTGTACGGATCACAGAATTTGAGTCGAAATGGGAAATAAGGCCAAGAAACGACGGCAGGGTAGATATTGTATACACTGCCCGGGCCAACCCTGGAGGAGAAATACCTGTTTGGCTTGTAAATTTGTTCATTACCAAAGGGCCACTGGAAACCATGCAAAAGTTTACCGAGCTGGCCAGGGTGTTTGAAAGCAGCGAAGATTGA
- a CDS encoding RrF2 family transcriptional regulator has product MFSKACEYGIRATLHIALLSMDGVRVSLKDIARDIDSPVAFTAKILQQLARNNIIDSVKGPVGGFEIQKDKIASIKLSQIVFAIDGDSIYRGCGLGLKECNALEPCPLHEKFVLIRNDLKEMLETTSLYELTKGLDVGLTFLKR; this is encoded by the coding sequence ATGTTCTCAAAAGCTTGTGAATATGGAATCAGAGCCACCTTGCACATCGCCCTTTTGTCGATGGATGGCGTGAGGGTAAGCCTGAAGGATATTGCCAGAGACATCGACTCACCGGTGGCCTTCACAGCCAAGATTTTGCAACAACTGGCCCGCAACAACATTATCGATTCCGTGAAAGGGCCTGTTGGTGGTTTTGAAATCCAGAAGGATAAAATAGCGTCTATCAAACTGAGCCAAATTGTATTTGCGATAGATGGTGACAGCATTTATCGGGGATGCGGCCTAGGGCTCAAAGAGTGCAATGCACTGGAGCCCTGCCCTTTGCACGAAAAATTTGTACTGATACGTAACGATTTGAAGGAAATGCTGGAAACAACCAGCCTGTATGAACTAACAAAAGGCCTTGATGTGGGCCTCACTTTTCTGAAACGGTAA
- a CDS encoding group III truncated hemoglobin → MNNDIQNIDDIRLLVNDFYSKVREDELLKDIFNGVIQDRWPVHLEKMYKFWQTVLLEEHTYYGSPFAPHAHLPVNKAHFERWIKLFHQTLDEHFEGERALEAKWRSEKMAEMFLYKIEYFKTSGTKPLV, encoded by the coding sequence ATGAACAACGACATTCAAAACATAGATGACATCAGACTGCTGGTCAACGACTTCTACTCAAAAGTAAGGGAGGATGAATTGCTCAAAGACATCTTCAATGGCGTGATACAAGACAGATGGCCTGTGCACCTGGAAAAGATGTACAAATTCTGGCAAACCGTACTCTTAGAAGAGCACACCTATTATGGCAGCCCTTTTGCCCCTCACGCACATTTGCCGGTAAACAAAGCCCATTTCGAGAGGTGGATCAAGCTATTCCATCAAACCCTTGATGAGCATTTCGAAGGAGAAAGAGCCCTGGAAGCCAAATGGAGGTCGGAGAAAATGGCTGAAATGTTCCTTTACAAAATCGAGTACTTCAAAACCAGTGGAACAAAACCCTTAGTGTGA
- the ric gene encoding iron-sulfur cluster repair di-iron protein, with protein sequence MNNLLNKTIGEIVAEDYRTAEIFGKHGIDFCCKGNRSIQEACSKANIDQAKLTEEVEAILNKSEDASYDYQSWPLDQLADHIEQKHHHYVEEKMPILKQYLEKLCQVHGKSHPELFEITRLFTASAGELAMHMKKEEFILFPFVRKMERAKKSGEKITYAQFDTVQSPVRMMMEEHETEGDRFQLISELSNHYSLPDDACNTYRVTFAMLKEFEEDLHLHIHLENNILFPKSIALEKQLS encoded by the coding sequence ATGAATAATCTTTTAAACAAAACAATCGGTGAAATAGTGGCCGAAGACTACCGCACAGCGGAGATATTCGGGAAGCATGGCATTGACTTCTGCTGCAAAGGCAACCGCAGCATTCAGGAAGCTTGCTCCAAAGCCAATATTGATCAGGCAAAGCTCACAGAGGAGGTTGAAGCCATCTTGAACAAAAGCGAAGACGCATCCTACGACTACCAGTCGTGGCCACTGGATCAGCTGGCTGATCATATAGAGCAAAAGCACCACCATTATGTTGAGGAGAAAATGCCGATACTCAAACAATATCTTGAGAAGCTGTGCCAGGTGCATGGGAAAAGTCACCCAGAACTATTTGAAATAACCAGGCTGTTCACTGCCTCTGCAGGAGAACTGGCTATGCATATGAAAAAGGAAGAATTTATCCTGTTTCCTTTTGTACGGAAAATGGAAAGAGCGAAAAAAAGTGGCGAAAAGATAACCTACGCCCAGTTTGACACGGTGCAAAGTCCTGTCAGGATGATGATGGAGGAGCATGAAACAGAGGGAGATCGCTTTCAGCTAATCAGCGAATTGAGCAATCACTACTCCCTGCCGGACGATGCCTGCAACACCTACCGGGTCACCTTTGCCATGTTAAAGGAGTTTGAGGAAGACTTACACCTTCACATTCATCTGGAGAACAATATATTGTTTCCTAAATCCATAGCATTGGAGAAGCAGCTCAGTTGA
- a CDS encoding hemerythrin domain-containing protein, translated as MKERTPIKRAKQLQPLSRDHHHTLLLCWKIRKGFAKDIAPERIKKYADWFFENHILPHFVAEESYIFPILGSENELVKKALMEHRRLTRLFNEDEAERSLSLIEEELEKHIRFEERVLFNEIQQKASSEQLALISSLHEEHSFVDLKDDEFWK; from the coding sequence ATGAAAGAGCGCACGCCCATAAAAAGAGCAAAGCAGCTTCAGCCCCTGAGCCGTGATCATCATCATACCTTGCTGTTGTGTTGGAAGATTAGAAAAGGCTTCGCTAAGGACATAGCACCTGAACGAATTAAAAAATATGCAGACTGGTTCTTTGAAAATCACATTCTACCGCATTTCGTTGCCGAAGAGAGTTATATCTTTCCGATACTTGGCAGTGAAAACGAGCTGGTAAAAAAGGCATTAATGGAGCATCGAAGGCTTACCAGGTTGTTCAATGAAGACGAGGCTGAAAGATCCCTGAGTTTGATTGAAGAAGAGCTGGAAAAACATATCCGGTTTGAAGAAAGGGTTCTTTTCAACGAAATCCAGCAAAAGGCATCGTCGGAGCAACTGGCACTAATCAGCTCCCTTCATGAAGAACATAGTTTTGTTGACCTGAAGGATGATGAATTCTGGAAGTAA
- a CDS encoding metallophosphoesterase family protein, with product MIISKLIRFGSLSIMTLVAVFGLFSCQQNSAEDHHGHEHSHQHSPADSLPNAKLLFPGNEPDRVILNLTEDPIHSVAVNWRTSTKIARGTVEVAVASGGPGFKDSIRTIAAATEPLTVAREEEPEISANYHSAVINELLPGGKYVYRVGSEPYWSEWYQIEMPQENGPVSFIYFGDAQNDVKSMWSRVIREAYQTMPKVDFMLHAGDLINRHNRDVEWGEWFHAGGFIHAMVPAVMTPGNHEYKDVVLSPQWRPQFNLPKNGPAGLEETCYVIDFPQMKVVSLDAEQIDESEHFRTLQVQWLDSILTNNPKKWTVITFHYPVFSTKPNRDNLTLRESFKPLFDKHRVDLVLQGHDHAYGRGMVSNVPTGAGLREDRSGTMYVVSVSGPKMYDISDDKWMERKAANTQLFQVIKVGADTASYNAFTAKGELYDAFDLVKKAGKPNVLINKIPNTPERTE from the coding sequence ATGATCATAAGTAAATTGATTCGGTTCGGCTCACTCAGCATTATGACGCTTGTAGCTGTGTTTGGGCTTTTTAGCTGCCAACAAAACAGCGCTGAAGACCACCATGGCCATGAGCATAGTCATCAACACAGCCCAGCCGACAGCCTCCCGAATGCGAAGCTGCTTTTTCCTGGCAACGAACCGGACCGGGTCATTCTTAATCTGACCGAAGATCCTATTCATTCGGTAGCTGTTAATTGGCGCACCTCCACCAAAATCGCCCGAGGTACTGTGGAGGTGGCTGTTGCTTCTGGTGGCCCCGGGTTCAAAGACAGTATTAGAACCATCGCAGCCGCTACAGAACCTCTGACAGTCGCACGGGAAGAAGAACCCGAAATATCAGCCAATTACCATTCAGCAGTTATTAATGAGTTGCTGCCGGGAGGGAAATATGTATACAGGGTGGGCTCCGAGCCTTATTGGTCAGAATGGTACCAGATCGAGATGCCGCAAGAAAATGGCCCGGTTTCTTTTATTTATTTCGGTGATGCGCAAAACGATGTAAAGTCAATGTGGTCGAGGGTGATAAGGGAGGCTTACCAAACCATGCCAAAAGTGGATTTCATGCTCCACGCCGGAGACCTGATCAACAGGCACAACAGAGATGTTGAATGGGGAGAGTGGTTTCATGCCGGCGGTTTTATTCATGCTATGGTGCCGGCGGTGATGACGCCCGGCAACCACGAGTATAAAGACGTGGTGCTTTCGCCGCAATGGCGCCCCCAGTTTAACCTGCCAAAAAATGGCCCCGCCGGCCTTGAGGAAACCTGTTATGTAATTGATTTTCCGCAGATGAAGGTAGTTTCTCTCGATGCCGAACAGATCGACGAATCGGAACACTTCAGAACTCTGCAGGTGCAATGGCTGGATTCTATACTTACCAATAACCCAAAAAAGTGGACGGTGATCACTTTTCACTATCCCGTCTTTTCCACCAAACCTAATCGGGACAATTTGACACTCAGAGAAAGTTTTAAGCCTTTGTTTGATAAACACCGTGTAGACCTGGTGCTACAAGGGCATGATCATGCCTACGGACGGGGAATGGTCAGCAATGTGCCCACAGGTGCAGGCTTGAGGGAAGATCGCTCGGGTACGATGTACGTAGTGTCGGTAAGTGGCCCCAAGATGTATGACATCAGCGATGATAAATGGATGGAGCGAAAGGCTGCCAATACGCAGCTGTTTCAGGTGATAAAAGTGGGAGCAGACACAGCGTCGTACAATGCGTTCACAGCGAAGGGAGAGTTGTATGATGCCTTTGATTTGGTGAAGAAAGCCGGTAAGCCAAATGTACTGATCAACAAGATTCCCAATACTCCGGAAAGGACTGAGTAA
- a CDS encoding PhoPQ-activated pathogenicity-related family protein, producing the protein MTSKYSLFALFLLFAVGLSISVVAQSNLTADNALESYLNNGDQTYEWVVTDTYETDGVRGYQLILTSQKWREYTWKHQLTVFVPDQMTQTESLLFISGGSNKDSQPNLRSNQDDLSKTMAHIAATNSAIVSLIRQVPNQPLYGDKTEDVLISYTLHNFTETGDYTWPLLFPMVKSVVKGMQAVQEFSNEQLHQPVNEFVLSGLSKRGWTTWLTGANDDRVIAIAPMVIDVLNMPVSLQYHLEAWNEYSPEINDYVSLGIPQASATESGQKINAMVDPYSYRAKLNKPKMIFIGTNDPYWPVDAIKHYIDSIPGQNFIHYVPNAGHDIDDHPQSFKALNAFFGFTAHGKAYPACDWTIDIKGEEIVLTVTPSPKKLVDATLWLATSDDRDFRDEVWVGKSLNASKAKEVVVKEAYPASGFKAFYVDL; encoded by the coding sequence ATGACGTCGAAATATTCACTCTTTGCCCTTTTCCTGCTATTCGCTGTTGGGTTGTCCATTTCGGTAGTTGCCCAGAGCAACCTTACTGCGGACAATGCCCTGGAGAGTTATTTAAACAACGGCGACCAAACCTATGAATGGGTGGTCACCGACACCTACGAAACTGACGGAGTGAGGGGATACCAACTCATTTTAACATCTCAAAAATGGAGGGAGTACACATGGAAGCATCAGTTGACAGTATTTGTTCCGGATCAGATGACCCAAACTGAAAGCCTCCTGTTTATCTCCGGCGGTTCAAACAAAGACAGCCAGCCCAACCTGAGAAGCAATCAAGACGATCTCTCCAAGACCATGGCCCATATTGCAGCTACCAATAGCGCCATCGTGTCTCTTATCCGGCAGGTGCCTAATCAGCCGCTGTACGGTGACAAGACCGAGGACGTGTTGATCTCCTACACCCTGCACAACTTCACCGAGACAGGTGATTATACATGGCCCCTGTTGTTTCCCATGGTAAAGAGTGTGGTAAAAGGAATGCAGGCAGTACAGGAGTTTTCGAACGAACAACTGCATCAACCAGTGAACGAATTTGTGCTATCGGGGCTTTCCAAACGTGGCTGGACAACCTGGCTCACCGGTGCCAACGACGACCGGGTAATTGCCATCGCTCCTATGGTGATTGACGTGCTTAATATGCCGGTAAGCCTGCAATACCATCTGGAGGCGTGGAATGAGTACAGTCCCGAAATAAATGACTACGTGAGCCTGGGTATTCCACAGGCTTCGGCTACCGAGTCAGGGCAAAAAATCAATGCGATGGTTGATCCGTACTCCTACCGGGCAAAGCTCAACAAGCCCAAGATGATCTTCATTGGCACCAACGACCCCTATTGGCCAGTGGATGCTATCAAGCACTATATCGACAGCATTCCTGGGCAAAATTTCATCCACTATGTGCCCAATGCCGGCCACGACATTGACGATCACCCACAGAGTTTTAAAGCATTAAACGCATTTTTCGGCTTCACTGCCCATGGGAAAGCTTATCCGGCATGTGATTGGACCATCGACATTAAGGGAGAAGAAATTGTGCTGACAGTCACTCCTTCGCCAAAAAAACTGGTCGATGCCACACTTTGGCTGGCAACATCCGATGACCGGGACTTCAGGGATGAAGTATGGGTGGGGAAAAGCCTGAATGCATCAAAGGCAAAGGAAGTAGTAGTGAAAGAAGCCTACCCTGCTTCCGGCTTCAAAGCATTTTACGTTGACCTGTAG
- a CDS encoding M1 family metallopeptidase, translating to MTKRSLRPAVLFVSSLLWYGCASTTDTPPVVETGVSLKLANYRKTVISALGYQLSFNIPEGKSEHIPASEVITFNLSKNDADLQIDFKEDSDHILEVVVNSTTIPVDHREEHIIVPKSVLRPGSNSIKITFVAGNLSLNRNDEYLYTLLVPDRARTVFPCFDQPNLKASYQLSLTMPGQWQALSNGPLANSVISGERKTFNFMPSDTISTYLFAFAAGKFQKVTRTVDGRTMRLFHRETDEEKISESIDTIFYLHGKALDFLEEYTAIPYPFKKFDFVAIPDFQYGGMEHVGAIQYRASSLFLDKTATQSRKIGRANLIAHETAHMWFGDLVTMDWFNDVWMKEVFANFMADKVSEVTFPDTGSDLKFLLAHYPAAYAVDRTPGANPVRQQLDNLKDAGSMYGAIIYHKAPIVMKQLEMLMGKQEFQRGLQQYLSEFAFSNATWTDLINILDQLTDEDLLAWNKVWVEEPFRPVFSYDMKTNEGLITALTISQKEEKTNTPSSSDKVWSQYFKVGLSYSDSLIQVPALNYRAVADVSQATGRPKPNYIVFNTSGEGYGVFPIDSAMLPYIGTWNDPVARASAYINNYENMLNGDGITPTELLALNTALLSQETEELSVRQLTSQLSATYWQFITPSNRKLISQSLESDVWTAMEQAPSASIKKMLFGTFQEIATSEKAIEKLYSIWKSEAPPKEVRLSEDDYTGLAATLSLLSHPKSVEIQQQQLTRINNGDRKKRWEFLLPALSSDTATRNTFFETLKLAENREKESWVSTAVSYLHHPERQHVSIGYLKESLELLSDIQATGDIFFPTAWLSATFGAYQSDEAASIVNTFLLAHPNYPMKLKGKILQATDDLKRASRLLKSQSNL from the coding sequence ATGACCAAGCGAAGTCTCCGTCCGGCAGTGCTGTTCGTTTCCTCCTTACTTTGGTACGGATGTGCCAGCACCACTGACACGCCGCCAGTTGTCGAAACCGGCGTATCGCTCAAACTGGCCAACTATCGAAAAACGGTTATCAGCGCACTTGGCTACCAGCTATCATTCAACATCCCGGAAGGCAAATCAGAACACATCCCTGCCTCAGAGGTTATCACTTTCAACTTAAGTAAGAACGACGCTGACCTCCAGATAGACTTCAAAGAAGATTCCGATCATATTTTAGAGGTGGTTGTTAACAGCACGACTATTCCTGTAGACCACCGGGAGGAGCATATCATCGTTCCGAAAAGCGTATTGAGGCCAGGCTCCAATAGCATCAAAATCACGTTCGTTGCAGGCAACCTCTCCCTCAACCGCAACGACGAATATCTTTATACACTGTTAGTGCCGGACAGAGCCCGCACAGTCTTCCCCTGCTTCGATCAACCCAACCTGAAGGCTTCTTATCAACTGAGTCTCACCATGCCTGGCCAATGGCAGGCACTTTCCAACGGCCCACTGGCCAATTCGGTGATTTCCGGCGAGCGAAAGACATTTAACTTTATGCCTTCTGATACCATTAGCACCTACTTGTTTGCCTTTGCGGCAGGTAAATTTCAAAAGGTAACCCGAACCGTCGATGGCCGCACCATGAGACTTTTTCACCGTGAAACCGACGAGGAAAAGATTTCCGAAAGCATTGACACAATATTTTACCTGCACGGCAAAGCCCTCGATTTTCTCGAAGAGTATACGGCCATCCCCTACCCGTTCAAAAAGTTCGACTTTGTTGCTATTCCCGACTTTCAGTATGGTGGAATGGAGCATGTGGGAGCCATTCAGTACCGTGCTTCGTCTCTTTTCCTGGATAAAACCGCCACCCAGAGCCGCAAAATTGGCAGAGCCAACCTCATTGCGCACGAAACGGCTCACATGTGGTTTGGAGACCTGGTCACCATGGACTGGTTCAACGATGTGTGGATGAAAGAGGTGTTTGCCAACTTCATGGCCGACAAGGTCTCGGAGGTAACGTTCCCAGATACAGGTAGCGACCTCAAATTTCTGCTGGCTCACTACCCCGCAGCCTATGCAGTGGACCGTACGCCCGGTGCTAACCCAGTGCGGCAGCAGCTTGATAACCTGAAGGACGCTGGCAGCATGTACGGAGCCATCATCTATCATAAGGCCCCCATTGTGATGAAACAGCTGGAAATGCTGATGGGAAAACAGGAGTTCCAACGAGGTCTGCAGCAGTACTTGTCTGAGTTTGCCTTTTCAAATGCGACCTGGACTGACTTGATCAATATACTGGATCAACTAACCGATGAAGACCTGCTGGCATGGAATAAAGTGTGGGTAGAAGAGCCATTCAGGCCCGTTTTTAGTTATGACATGAAGACCAATGAAGGCTTGATAACGGCCTTAACCATCTCTCAAAAGGAAGAAAAAACGAATACGCCATCCTCCAGTGATAAAGTCTGGTCGCAATACTTCAAAGTCGGCCTGAGCTATAGCGACAGCCTCATTCAGGTGCCTGCGCTTAACTACCGTGCGGTAGCGGACGTCAGCCAGGCAACAGGCAGGCCTAAGCCAAATTATATTGTTTTCAACACCTCTGGCGAAGGGTACGGTGTGTTCCCAATCGACTCGGCCATGCTTCCTTACATCGGCACATGGAACGACCCGGTTGCCAGGGCATCGGCCTATATCAACAATTACGAAAACATGCTCAATGGCGACGGCATTACGCCCACCGAGCTGCTAGCACTGAATACTGCCCTGCTTTCTCAGGAAACGGAAGAGCTTTCGGTTCGGCAACTTACCAGCCAGTTAAGTGCGACCTATTGGCAGTTTATTACCCCATCAAACAGGAAGCTGATCAGCCAATCATTGGAAAGCGACGTTTGGACAGCAATGGAACAAGCTCCTTCGGCCAGCATTAAGAAGATGCTATTCGGAACATTCCAGGAGATAGCCACCTCAGAAAAAGCAATAGAAAAGCTTTATAGCATTTGGAAGTCGGAAGCGCCGCCAAAGGAGGTTAGGCTATCTGAGGACGACTACACCGGCCTGGCAGCCACGCTCAGCCTGCTGAGTCACCCAAAATCTGTCGAAATTCAACAGCAACAGCTTACAAGAATTAATAATGGCGATCGGAAAAAACGTTGGGAATTTCTTCTTCCCGCACTATCAAGCGACACCGCAACCCGCAACACTTTTTTTGAAACCTTGAAACTAGCCGAAAACAGGGAAAAAGAATCGTGGGTGAGCACCGCAGTATCTTACCTGCATCATCCGGAAAGGCAGCATGTCTCTATCGGCTACTTGAAGGAGAGCCTTGAGCTGCTTTCTGACATACAGGCTACTGGTGATATATTTTTCCCGACCGCCTGGCTAAGCGCTACTTTCGGAGCCTACCAAAGTGACGAAGCCGCATCGATCGTCAACACCTTTCTTTTGGCCCACCCCAATTATCCCATGAAACTGAAAGGAAAGATATTGCAAGCAACCGACGACCTGAAAAGGGCCAGCAGGCTGCTGAAGAGTCAATCAAATCTCTGA
- a CDS encoding MCP four helix bundle domain-containing protein: MRWAFKIGNQMRISVILAIIVALLVISNLVMQRDIDSMDRSFTSIYNDRLMSATEFFYITETLYQKRLILEKNVLEISIEKADLTEKLDSYDSRIDSLVTEIEKTYFVLDEASLLSEFKERREAYDQLENKVINLAYANDSRQALAALENEGGDRFNAMLSDLHLLTEIQSNNGRELLNDSHHIKASVHMLTFLEVGVAIVLSLLVHVILLTTRTVQRKSNQPFHLN; encoded by the coding sequence ATGAGGTGGGCTTTCAAAATAGGTAACCAAATGCGGATTTCGGTCATATTAGCAATAATAGTTGCCTTGCTTGTGATAAGCAACCTGGTAATGCAAAGAGACATAGACAGCATGGACAGGTCATTCACCTCCATTTATAATGACAGGCTTATGTCGGCAACTGAATTTTTCTATATCACAGAAACTCTTTATCAAAAGCGGTTGATTCTTGAAAAGAACGTATTGGAAATAAGCATTGAGAAAGCGGATTTGACCGAGAAGCTCGATAGCTATGATAGTAGAATTGACTCACTGGTGACTGAAATAGAAAAAACCTATTTTGTACTGGATGAGGCCAGCCTTTTAAGTGAGTTTAAGGAAAGAAGGGAGGCTTACGACCAACTCGAGAACAAGGTGATAAACCTGGCGTACGCAAATGATTCAAGGCAGGCACTGGCAGCGCTGGAAAACGAAGGAGGGGATCGCTTCAATGCTATGCTGAGTGACCTGCATCTACTAACAGAAATTCAATCGAACAATGGCCGAGAGTTACTCAACGACTCTCACCATATTAAAGCAAGTGTTCATATGCTCACATTTTTAGAGGTAGGAGTGGCTATTGTGCTCAGCTTACTTGTTCACGTGATTCTATTAACAACAAGAACAGTGCAAAGAAAGAGCAATCAGCCCTTTCATCTTAATTAA
- a CDS encoding DUF3820 family protein encodes MNTPDPSILSDIVKTKMPFGKYKNVLICDLPENYLEWFKSVGFPQGRLGMMLSTMYEIRLNGLTDLLSQLKKIHRNP; translated from the coding sequence ATGAATACACCTGATCCCAGCATCCTGTCCGACATAGTTAAGACAAAAATGCCGTTCGGCAAATACAAGAATGTTTTAATATGTGACCTACCCGAAAACTACCTTGAGTGGTTCAAGAGCGTCGGCTTTCCGCAGGGGAGGCTTGGTATGATGCTTTCTACTATGTATGAAATTCGGCTCAATGGGCTGACCGACCTGCTCAGTCAACTAAAAAAAATCCACAGAAACCCATAG